One region of Spirochaetota bacterium genomic DNA includes:
- the lepB gene encoding signal peptidase I, with protein MYIPEENRGSVFIRLTKVIMLVTGLVLGLFIARIFIIPFTVLNESMSPNLKRGDIVYVLRHITPAVGDIILFNSPVEPDRVLLKRVIAKEGDTIEISRKKIYKNSQEFKSDWEVLSNDDRIFPMNFSYRDNMQAMRLKRNEFFVLGDNIDYSFDSRTFGAINKDAVIGKVIFKK; from the coding sequence ATGTACATACCTGAAGAGAATAGAGGATCAGTCTTTATTCGGTTAACAAAGGTAATTATGCTTGTTACGGGCCTAGTCTTGGGTCTTTTCATTGCGAGGATATTCATTATCCCTTTTACTGTTCTCAACGAATCGATGTCTCCAAATCTGAAAAGGGGGGATATCGTTTATGTGCTAAGGCACATAACGCCTGCTGTGGGGGATATTATTTTATTCAATAGCCCTGTGGAGCCAGATAGGGTATTATTAAAAAGAGTAATTGCCAAGGAGGGGGATACAATTGAGATTAGTAGGAAAAAAATATATAAAAACAGTCAGGAATTTAAATCTGATTGGGAGGTCCTTTCTAATGATGATAGGATATTTCCTATGAATTTTTCATATAGGGATAACATGCAAGCGATGAGGTTGAAGAGGAATGAATTCTTCGTGTTAGGGGATAACATTGATTATAGCTTTGACAGCAGAACCTTCGGAGCGATCAACAAGGACGCGGTGATTGGTAAGGTTATTTTTAAGAAATAG
- a CDS encoding GDP-mannose 4,6-dehydratase, with protein sequence MKRALITGITGQDGSYLADFLLDKGYEVHGIVRRATIEDERKLANIKHIRKDINLHICSLENSLNLIKVITDVKPDELYHLAASSFVSYSFEEEFSIINFNFTSTHYILATLKEFAPNCRIYYAGSSEMFGNVEISPQKEDTPFNPRSVYGISKLSSYHLMKNYREQYGLFACNGIMYNHESPRRGFQYVTRKITSSAARIKRNLQDSLYLGNIDAVRDWGYAPDYVEAMWLMLQQEQADDYIISTGRLHSVKEFLEIAFNYLDLNYEDYVKIDKKFYRSSEKIPLCGDYSKAFNLLEWKPQKNFKNMIIEMIEHDIKIINY encoded by the coding sequence ATGAAAAGAGCGCTTATTACAGGAATAACTGGTCAGGATGGATCTTATCTTGCAGATTTTCTACTGGATAAAGGCTATGAAGTGCATGGCATAGTGAGGAGAGCGACAATTGAGGATGAGAGGAAACTTGCAAATATCAAACACATTCGTAAGGATATCAATCTGCACATATGTTCTCTTGAAAACAGCCTTAATCTGATAAAAGTTATAACCGATGTAAAACCTGATGAACTCTACCATCTTGCAGCATCTAGCTTTGTGAGTTATTCATTTGAAGAAGAATTTTCAATTATAAACTTTAATTTTACTTCCACTCATTACATCCTAGCCACTCTTAAGGAGTTTGCACCTAACTGCCGAATCTATTATGCAGGTTCAAGTGAAATGTTTGGCAATGTCGAAATCTCGCCTCAGAAAGAAGACACTCCCTTTAATCCTCGATCAGTGTATGGCATTTCAAAACTCTCGAGTTATCATCTAATGAAGAATTATCGCGAACAATATGGTCTATTTGCTTGTAATGGAATAATGTATAATCATGAATCGCCTCGCCGGGGATTTCAGTATGTTACGCGAAAGATAACATCATCTGCTGCAAGAATAAAACGCAATCTACAGGACAGCTTATATCTAGGTAATATTGATGCAGTCCGAGATTGGGGATATGCACCTGATTATGTTGAAGCAATGTGGCTGATGCTGCAGCAAGAACAGGCAGATGATTATATAATTTCAACAGGCAGACTGCATTCTGTAAAAGAATTTCTTGAAATTGCCTTCAATTATCTTGACCTCAATTACGAGGATTACGTAAAGATCGACAAAAAATTTTACCGCAGTTCAGAAAAAATTCCTCTTTGCGGTGACTACTCAAAGGCATTCAATCTTTTAGAATGGAAACCACAAAAAAATTTCAAGAATATGATCATTGAAATGATTGAGCATGATATAAAAATCATTAATTATTGA
- a CDS encoding O-antigen ligase family protein, which yields MKLDVLKDRSNLFLFVLGVISSTALLPELDIPYLKVDLFNLTAPMAGLFLIAYNYKTIKNSVSIYKKEFVLIFLFLLVLFLSSISSYDSRIAIKHYVKYFEVIIVFFGIVFYIESDEDVKAIFRFYLSSVIFLALVAILIYIFPNFFKNILFVHKIGLQFLPRNESLMSNPNVYGVFSAVICITSLTLLKEKFISKNFAILSLIASVFGILAAGSLNGFFTIMVCLCLFLYISQLSIINKIILITGSCAAVILLLLTILFFIRGQLDNRINIQGAYNSIFHGSLTPRLELWKGVIKSLNDTPFLGTGPSVYNHYFNKYTKLTGQDEKNIIGAYNSHNLFLQILAESGIIGFAIFLSIFILIFRLFKKRKYYIAIPFLALLFGQLFDCIVYDYFFLVFFISLLAIAIYENRKCDENAQIKST from the coding sequence ATGAAATTGGATGTTTTAAAAGATAGAAGCAATCTGTTTTTGTTTGTACTGGGAGTTATATCAAGCACTGCTCTTCTTCCTGAATTAGATATCCCATACCTGAAGGTTGACCTGTTTAATCTCACAGCACCTATGGCTGGCCTTTTCTTGATAGCATATAACTATAAAACAATAAAAAATTCTGTCTCTATATATAAAAAAGAATTTGTCCTTATTTTCCTCTTTTTGTTAGTACTTTTTCTTTCATCAATATCAAGTTATGATAGTAGAATAGCTATTAAGCATTATGTGAAATATTTTGAGGTAATTATTGTTTTTTTTGGAATCGTTTTCTACATTGAATCTGATGAAGATGTAAAAGCAATTTTCAGATTTTATCTATCATCTGTTATCTTTCTTGCGTTGGTTGCAATTTTAATCTATATTTTCCCAAATTTCTTTAAGAACATTCTCTTTGTACATAAAATCGGTCTTCAATTTCTTCCTAGAAATGAATCACTAATGTCAAATCCCAATGTATACGGCGTATTTTCTGCAGTTATTTGTATTACTTCATTGACTTTATTAAAAGAAAAGTTTATATCAAAGAACTTTGCAATTTTATCCCTGATAGCTTCTGTATTTGGAATATTAGCTGCAGGCAGTTTAAATGGATTTTTCACAATTATGGTCTGTTTATGCTTATTCTTATACATTTCACAGTTATCAATTATAAACAAAATTATACTCATTACAGGAAGTTGTGCAGCAGTTATACTCCTACTCCTTACTATTCTTTTTTTCATAAGAGGACAATTAGATAATAGAATAAATATTCAGGGAGCTTACAATAGCATATTTCATGGCTCATTAACACCCAGATTAGAGCTATGGAAAGGGGTGATAAAGTCTCTTAATGATACTCCATTTTTAGGTACTGGTCCATCAGTATATAATCACTATTTTAATAAATATACAAAATTAACTGGACAGGATGAAAAAAATATTATTGGAGCATACAACTCTCATAATTTATTTCTACAAATATTAGCTGAATCTGGAATTATTGGCTTTGCGATTTTTTTATCTATTTTTATTTTAATTTTTAGACTATTTAAAAAAAGAAAATATTATATAGCCATTCCATTTTTAGCACTTCTTTTTGGTCAGTTATTCGATTGTATAGTGTATGACTATTTTTTCCTTGTTTTCTTCATCTCTTTGCTTGCCATTGCTATATACGAAAACAGAAAATGCGATGAGAACGCGCAAATAAAATCTACATAA
- a CDS encoding metallophosphoesterase, which yields MQKSINKSFHLILIIIFSVILISCSSQKRDTRIIEPFFGDDKYVIWVHSDIQPRDKKEWYHYELAVKDIRDNFRDVDMAIIAGDIIHYSRTPHVYEWFLRTRNELSIKYWYEIAGNHEAKDYANYDRYINKPLCYSVRVGNILILLMSDEKNSPPQDISDDTYVWWKNYVINNQNCIIITVTHAYLEQSNLFGSWISSRNIIGSGRFADVLKQYKVDVWIAGHTHWPNYLPGNAKVSEELNNTLFVNVAAIRKDIINYVASRIFIFTKGSGNLLIRNRNHEKNSYDEWLDINHPLSHKFIWDGSPPSQIEGRNTVLN from the coding sequence ATGCAAAAATCTATTAACAAATCGTTTCACCTTATCTTAATCATTATATTTTCAGTTATTTTAATTAGCTGTTCTTCACAGAAGAGAGACACAAGAATCATTGAACCATTCTTTGGTGATGATAAATATGTTATTTGGGTTCATTCTGATATCCAACCACGGGACAAAAAGGAGTGGTATCATTATGAGTTGGCTGTAAAGGATATAAGAGATAATTTCAGGGATGTTGATATGGCAATTATTGCGGGTGATATTATTCATTATTCAAGAACACCTCATGTATATGAATGGTTTTTAAGAACAAGAAATGAATTATCGATAAAATACTGGTATGAGATAGCAGGTAATCATGAGGCAAAGGATTATGCTAATTATGATAGATATATAAATAAACCGTTATGTTACTCTGTGCGAGTTGGAAATATCCTCATTTTATTGATGTCGGATGAAAAGAATAGCCCTCCGCAAGATATATCAGATGATACTTATGTATGGTGGAAGAATTATGTAATAAACAATCAAAATTGTATAATCATTACAGTGACTCATGCCTATCTTGAGCAGAGCAATCTTTTTGGAAGCTGGATCTCCAGTAGAAATATAATTGGTTCAGGGAGATTTGCCGATGTATTAAAGCAATATAAAGTAGATGTTTGGATTGCAGGTCACACACATTGGCCAAATTATCTACCTGGAAACGCAAAGGTATCAGAAGAGTTGAATAACACTCTTTTTGTCAATGTTGCGGCAATAAGAAAGGATATTATAAACTATGTGGCATCTAGGATTTTTATCTTTACAAAAGGTTCGGGTAATTTATTAATAAGGAATAGGAATCACGAAAAGAATAGCTATGATGAATGGCTTGATATAAATCATCCCCTGAGTCATAAATTTATTTGGGATGGATCGCCTCCTTCTCAAATAGAGGGGAGGAATACAGTTTTGAATTAA
- a CDS encoding MraY family glycosyltransferase, with the protein MGGLGIFIGFIIPFIIIALNNAPFQFNIIIYLIAIFIAFLTGFVDDLWNIRARYKLILQIISGLLVTQSGLLFDRLIFYNIISIEFGIFSNIITVLWIVMFMNAINLIDGMDGLASGIVFIANIFILLIAIFYNNHLIIQISIILGGAILGFYIFNFPPAKIFMGDGGAYFLGFLYATLPLMGIKKSSVATLFLIPFILLLIPIGDIARVIFIRWRDGNNIFLADKNHLHHRLQNLGFTNRGILFVIYGYTIILGLTSILLLYIEPKYSLILFLIISLLVLLTFYIFHHVENLIEKKDHNKE; encoded by the coding sequence TTGGGAGGTTTAGGGATATTCATAGGTTTTATTATTCCTTTTATAATTATTGCTCTAAATAATGCCCCTTTTCAATTCAATATTATTATATATCTTATTGCAATTTTTATAGCCTTTTTAACAGGATTTGTAGATGATCTATGGAACATAAGAGCCAGATATAAATTGATCCTTCAAATTATTTCAGGGTTATTAGTAACTCAATCTGGATTACTTTTTGATCGGTTAATATTTTATAACATCATATCAATAGAATTTGGCATCTTTTCGAATATTATTACAGTATTATGGATAGTGATGTTTATGAATGCAATAAATCTTATTGATGGTATGGATGGTCTTGCATCTGGGATAGTATTCATTGCAAATATCTTTATTCTTTTAATTGCTATTTTCTATAATAATCACTTAATTATTCAAATTTCGATTATTCTTGGTGGAGCAATCCTTGGATTTTATATTTTCAATTTTCCTCCTGCAAAAATATTCATGGGTGATGGTGGGGCATATTTTCTTGGTTTTTTATATGCAACATTGCCTCTAATGGGTATTAAAAAAAGTTCTGTTGCAACTCTATTTTTAATTCCATTTATCCTGCTTCTTATCCCAATAGGAGATATTGCGCGTGTAATTTTTATAAGATGGAGAGACGGAAATAATATATTTCTTGCAGATAAGAATCATCTTCATCATAGACTACAGAATTTAGGTTTTACAAACAGGGGCATACTGTTTGTTATATATGGTTACACTATTATACTTGGATTGACATCAATTCTTCTGCTTTATATTGAACCAAAATATTCTCTAATCCTTTTTTTAATTATCTCCCTTCTGGTACTACTCACTTTTTATATTTTCCATCATGTTGAAAATCTAATCGAAAAAAAAGATCATAATAAAGAATGA